Proteins encoded within one genomic window of Brachybacterium sp. P6-10-X1:
- a CDS encoding carbohydrate ABC transporter permease — protein sequence MTTATQTHKGPQAPPPAEADGTKHGTARPVRVLVGAVGMAVTAWFVCNAFLAFAYYPEWFANSGILIGLLGLILGIGGSVVFFLFLNICIEGFPARFSAGLIPYAFLLPGFSLIGIFLLYPTVQTIVYSFANDDSTAWVGLHNYQAIFSSGHFWSTLLNNFLWILIVPVVTVAFGLAVAVLADKLSPAGENAAKSLIFLPMAISFVGAATIWALVYAYNSPGEAQTGLLNAIVTAFGGSPQPWYQIDTARLNSLALMVILIWLQTGFAMVLISSAIKGVPEDTVEAGRMDGASEIRIFWQIVFPQVRPTLIAVLITVMILVLKVFDLIYVTTNGLYDSDVIANLFFRKLFTDQQAGQASAIVVVLLLLVVPILIYQVKSFRQQEANR from the coding sequence GTGACCACCGCGACGCAGACCCACAAGGGTCCGCAGGCCCCGCCTCCCGCGGAGGCCGACGGGACGAAGCACGGCACAGCGCGCCCCGTGCGCGTGCTCGTCGGAGCCGTCGGCATGGCGGTCACGGCCTGGTTCGTGTGCAATGCGTTCCTCGCCTTCGCCTACTACCCCGAGTGGTTCGCGAACTCCGGGATCCTCATCGGACTGCTGGGGCTGATTCTCGGCATCGGCGGTTCGGTGGTGTTCTTCCTCTTCCTGAACATCTGCATCGAGGGCTTCCCCGCGCGGTTCTCCGCCGGGCTCATCCCCTATGCGTTCCTCCTGCCCGGATTCAGCCTGATCGGGATCTTCCTGCTCTACCCGACGGTGCAGACGATCGTGTACTCCTTCGCCAACGACGATTCGACGGCGTGGGTGGGGCTGCACAACTACCAGGCGATCTTCTCCAGCGGCCACTTCTGGTCCACCCTTCTGAACAACTTCCTGTGGATCCTCATCGTCCCGGTGGTCACGGTCGCCTTCGGTCTCGCCGTCGCGGTGCTGGCCGACAAGCTCTCCCCCGCCGGCGAGAACGCGGCGAAGTCGTTGATCTTCCTGCCGATGGCGATCAGCTTCGTGGGCGCGGCGACCATCTGGGCGCTGGTGTACGCCTACAACTCCCCCGGGGAGGCCCAGACCGGTCTGCTCAACGCCATCGTCACGGCGTTCGGCGGGTCCCCCCAGCCGTGGTACCAGATCGACACCGCCCGGCTGAACTCGCTGGCGCTCATGGTGATCCTGATCTGGTTGCAGACGGGATTCGCGATGGTGCTCATCAGCTCGGCGATCAAGGGGGTCCCCGAGGACACGGTCGAGGCCGGACGCATGGACGGCGCCAGCGAGATCCGCATCTTCTGGCAGATCGTGTTCCCGCAGGTGCGGCCCACGCTCATCGCCGTGCTGATCACGGTGATGATCCTGGTGCTGAAGGTCTTCGACCTCATCTACGTCACCACCAACGGCCTGTACGACTCCGACGTGATCGCGAACCTCTTCTTCCGGAAGCTGTTCACCGATCAGCAGGCCGGGCAGGCCTCGGCCATCGTGGTCGTGCTCCTGCTCCTCGTGGTGCCGATCCTGATCTACCAGGTCAAGAGCTTCAGGCAGCAGGAGGCGAACCGATGA
- a CDS encoding ABC transporter substrate-binding protein, with protein sequence MNRRLSRRAVMSTAAATAALGMTGCLQNPDPAGSGGSGPVERYTPGDTPGSGTVTILGAFGGQERDAFMASLEGFQSDSGITIEYTPDSDFTNTVQQRVGAGAAPDIALFPQPGGMFDLAEQGTITPIDVFLDYDQLNSTLIPGFLDSARLQGRVYGAPMRMACKSLIWYPKKAYEEGGYGDEPATMQELYQITDEMKADGITPWSDGWGADQATGWVGTDWIEEFMLRVHGPVVYDDWVKHRMPFNAKEVVEVFDLVGDLLKTEGNVLGGTDAIISTPFSEAPLPLFDDPPKAMLVRQGNFVTGFFPEDIQATMDEEVGVYAMPSWEGGFDGQPILGGGDLATLFTLNDDTVKVMEFLTSDEFGGEWAEAGGWLSPHRTFDQSRYSSEITRKIAEIASGAAAFRYDGSDLMPTAVGSGSFWKGMVEWLQGAKTSQEVCDEIENGWPS encoded by the coding sequence ATGAACCGACGTCTCAGCCGGCGTGCGGTCATGTCCACAGCCGCGGCCACCGCAGCGCTGGGGATGACCGGATGCCTGCAGAACCCCGATCCGGCTGGCAGCGGAGGCAGCGGTCCGGTCGAGCGATACACCCCGGGGGACACGCCCGGTTCCGGCACGGTGACGATCCTCGGCGCTTTCGGGGGCCAGGAGCGGGACGCCTTCATGGCCTCGCTCGAAGGCTTCCAGTCCGATTCGGGCATCACCATCGAGTACACGCCGGACTCCGACTTCACCAACACGGTCCAGCAGCGCGTGGGGGCCGGGGCAGCCCCGGACATCGCCCTGTTCCCGCAGCCCGGCGGCATGTTCGATCTCGCCGAGCAGGGGACGATCACCCCGATCGACGTGTTCCTGGACTACGACCAGTTGAACTCGACCCTGATCCCCGGTTTCCTGGACTCGGCCCGATTGCAGGGACGCGTCTACGGCGCCCCGATGCGCATGGCCTGCAAGTCGCTCATCTGGTACCCCAAGAAGGCGTACGAGGAGGGTGGCTACGGGGACGAGCCCGCCACCATGCAGGAGCTCTACCAGATCACCGACGAGATGAAGGCCGACGGCATCACGCCGTGGTCCGACGGCTGGGGCGCCGACCAGGCGACCGGCTGGGTGGGCACGGACTGGATCGAGGAGTTCATGCTCCGCGTCCACGGCCCCGTGGTCTACGACGACTGGGTCAAGCACCGCATGCCCTTCAACGCGAAGGAGGTGGTGGAGGTGTTCGACCTCGTCGGCGATCTGCTGAAGACCGAGGGCAACGTGCTCGGCGGCACCGATGCCATCATCTCCACGCCCTTCTCCGAGGCGCCGCTGCCCCTGTTCGACGACCCGCCGAAGGCGATGCTCGTGCGCCAGGGAAACTTCGTCACCGGCTTCTTCCCCGAGGACATCCAGGCGACCATGGACGAGGAGGTCGGCGTGTACGCGATGCCCAGCTGGGAGGGCGGCTTCGACGGCCAACCGATCCTGGGCGGTGGCGACCTCGCCACCCTGTTCACCCTCAACGACGACACCGTGAAGGTCATGGAGTTCCTGACCTCCGACGAGTTCGGCGGCGAGTGGGCGGAGGCGGGCGGCTGGCTGAGCCCCCACCGCACCTTCGACCAGTCGCGGTACTCCTCCGAGATCACCCGGAAGATCGCCGAGATCGCCTCGGGGGCGGCCGCGTTCCGCTACGACGGCTCGGACCTGATGCCGACGGCCGTGGGCTCCGGGTCCTTCTGGAAGGGCATGGTCGAGTGGCTGCAGGGCGCGAAGACCTCCCAGGAGGTCTGCGACGAGATCGAGAACGGGTGGCCGTCGTGA